The following are encoded together in the Rhinopithecus roxellana isolate Shanxi Qingling chromosome 5, ASM756505v1, whole genome shotgun sequence genome:
- the GPR135 gene encoding G-protein coupled receptor 135 has protein sequence MEEPPPPPASPPASMALLGSPHPGAPSAAGPPGGTSSAATAAVVSISTVATAAAAALGNLSDASGGGTAAAPGGRGLGGSGAAREAGAAVRQLLSPEAAPLLSHGAAVAAQALVLLLIFLLSSLGNCAVMGVIVKHRQLRTVTNAFILSLSLSDLLTALLCLPAAFLDLFTPPGGSAPAAAAGPWRGFCAASRFFSSCFGIVSTLSVALISLDRYCAIVRPPREKIGRHRALQLLAGAWLAALGFSLPWELLGAPRELAAAQSFHSCLYRTSPDPAQLGAAFSVGLVVACYLLPFLLMCFCHYHICKTVRLSDVRVRPVNTYARVLRFFSEVRTATTVLIMIVFVICCWGPYCFLVLLAAARQAQTVQAPSLLNVVAVWLTWANGAINPVIYAIRNPNISMLLGRNREEGYRTRNVDAFLPSQGPGLQARSRNRLRNRYANRLGACSRMSSSNPASGVGGDMAMWARKNPVVLFCREGPPEPVRAATKQPKSETGDTSL, from the coding sequence ATGGAggagccgccgccgccaccgGCCAGCCCACCAGCGAGCATGGCCTTACTGGGCAGCCCGCACCCCGGCGCCCCCTCCGCGGCCGGCCCGCCTGGCGGGACTTCCTCCGCGGCCACGGCAGCCGTGGTCTCCATCAGCACCGTGGCGACCGCGGCGGCCGCGGCGCTGGGGAACCTGAGCGACGCAAGCGGTGGCGGCACAGCTGCCGCTCCCGGTGGCCGCGGCCTTGGCGGGTCCGGGGCAGCGCGGGAGGCGGGGGCGGCGGTGAGGCAGCTCCTGAGCCCGGAGGCGGCGCCGCTGCTGTCGCACGGAGCTGCGGTGGCGGCCCAGGCGCTCGTCCTCCTGCTCATCTTCCTGctgtctagcctgggcaactgcgCGGTGATGGGGGTGATCGTGAAGCACCGGCAGCTCCGCACCGTCACCAACGCCTTCATCCTGTCGCTGTCCCTATCGGATCTGCTCACTGCGCTGCTCTGCCTGCCCGCCGCCTTCCTGGACCTCTTCACGCCGCCCGGGGGCTCGGCACCTGCCGCCGCCGCGGGACCCTGGCGCGGCTTCTGCGCTGCCAGCCGCTTCTTCAGCTCGTGCTTTGGCATCGTGTCCACGCTCAGCGTGGCGCTCATCTCGTTGGACCGCTACTGCGCCATCGTGCGGCCGCCGCGGGAGAAGATCGGCCGCCACCGCGCGCTGCAGCTGCTGGCTGGCGCCTGGCTGGCGGCCCTGGGCTTCTCCTTGCCCTGGGAGCTGCTTGGGGCGCCCCGGGAACTCGCGGCGGCGCAGAGCTTCCACAGCTGCCTCTACCGGACCTCCCCGGATCCCGCGCAGCTGGGCGCGGCCTTCAGCGTGGGGCTGGTGGTGGCCTGCTACCTGCTGCCCTTCCTGCTCATGTGCTTCTGCCACTACCACATCTGCAAGACGGTGCGCCTGTCGGACGTGCGCGTGCGGCCTGTGAACACCTACGCGCGCGTGCTGCGCTTCTTCAGTGAGGTGCGCACGGCCACCACCGTGCTCATCATGATCGTCTTCGTCATCTGCTGCTGGGGGCCCTACTGCTTCCTGGTGCTGCTGGCCGCCGCCCGGCAGGCCCAGACGGTGCAGGCCCCCTCGCTCCTCAACGTGGTGGCGGTCTGGCTGACCTGGGCCAATGGGGCCATCAACCCTGTCATCTACGCCATCCGCAATCCCAACATTTCGATGCTCCTAGGGCGCAACCGCGAGGAGGGCTACCGGACTAGGAATGTGGACGCTTTCCTGCCTAGCCAGGGCCCGGGTCTGCAAGCCAGAAGCCGCAATCGCCTTCGAAACCGCTATGCCAACCGGCTGGGGGCCTGCAGCAGGATGTCCTCTTCCAACCCGGCCAGCGGAGTGGGAGGGGACATGGCCATGTGGGCCCGCAAAAATCCAGTTGTACTTTTCTGCCGAGAGGGTCCACCAGAGCCTGTGAGGGCAGCGACCAAACAGCCTAAATCCGAAACTGGGGATACCAGCCTCTAA